One Stigmatopora argus isolate UIUO_Sarg chromosome 12, RoL_Sarg_1.0, whole genome shotgun sequence genomic window carries:
- the LOC144085478 gene encoding solute carrier family 22 member 23-like isoform X2, whose protein sequence is MLSAWILWSLVCNSAWKVHIAKFSLLVGSIFGYLVFGILADWFGRHPVLIISVLFMLVFGLTVAFSVNVPMFSTLRFFEGFCLSGITLSLYVLRIELCLPGWRFSMTMVASFVMLAGQLLMPGVAYLCRDWQVLQAVIICPLLLMLSYIWIFPESLRWLLATQQYCRSKWIMGHIAKKNCIMMDQDPDNILPELQRSLQRKPKKTCIVKMARTRNLWKNIVVLCVNSLTGYGIHHCFARSMMDPEAQETTMFHNFYADYYTMAGIAVASCLALCPAVGLMGRRGGLLTFMIITALASLLQLGLPNLLGKYSTHLNIDSSSTLKKNFSIAFSIIGMFSSHAVSNLSIFFCAEITPTVIRGGGLGLVLASAGFGMLTAPIMELHNQKGYFLHHIIFACCTLICIICILLLPETRYRPLPETLSDGESYTRQPLLPPRKPGEQHFLLATSDSTRDYTRVHDTPLHEAAATAISTMDGAAADETGVDVDDAALTKDDIVHASKERLLSSTPSQNMSPDDEKPSEVVLASIEPLAHPVVPQTDDDLNPSPTQEALPDPPDQVDADLTSEQPDLLSSKDSLAEPPSPTVPHPVADGDASATLLPDIHLEIEIEDESTLPVTPGGDHSPPSPSPTPDSVLPASSHTTPPECPPPPLLPATPPITEATSLTDPPLRVSLDSNSSGATPPSLVVCTVSSPIDSGGLSVSVSTESNAINGVASS, encoded by the exons TGGAGTCTGGTGTGCAACTCAGCATGGAAAGTCCACATTGCAAAGTTCTCTCTTCTGGTGGGCTCTATCTTTGGATACCTGGTGTTTGGAATCCTCGCAGACTG GTTTGGCCGCCACCCAGTGCTGATCATATCGGTGCTGTTCATGCTAGTGTTCGGCCTCACTGTGGCCTTCTCAGTCAACGTTCCAATGTTCAGCACACTACGATTCTTTGAAGGCTTTTGCTTGTCTGGAATCACATTGTCACTCTACGTCCTCA GGATTGAGCTCTGTCTGCCAGGTTGGCGTTTTTCCATGACCATGGTGGCCAGTTTCGTCATGCTAGCCGGCCAGCTGCTGATGCCAGGTGTGGCCTACCTTTGCCGTGATTGGCAAGTGCTCCAGGCAGTCATAATCTGTCCTCTCCTGCTCATGCTGTCATATATCTG GATCTTCCCTGAGTCACTGCGTTGGCTGCTGGCCACGCAGCAGTACTGCCGCTCCAAGTGGATCATGGGACATATTGCGAAGAAAAACTGCATCATGATGGACCAGGATCCGGACAACATCCTCCCAG AATTGCAGAGGTCTCTTCAACGCAAGCCCAAAAAGACGTGCATTGTAAAAATGGCCCGTACAAGGAACCTGTGGAAGAATATTGTCGTCCTATGTGTCAATTC GCTAACAGGCTATGGGATTCACCACTGCTTCGCCCGCAGTATGATGGACCCAGAGGCTCAGGAGACCACCATGTTTCACAACTTCTACGCCGACTATTACACCATGGCTGGCATCGCAGTGGCGTCCTGCTTGGCGCTCTGCCCTGCGGTGGGCTTGATGGGCCGGCGCGGCGGCCTACTCACGTTCATGATCATCACTGCCTTGGCGTCTTTGCTTCAACTGGGCCTGCCCAACT TGCTAGGAAAGTACAGCACTCATCTCAATATAG ATAGTTCAAGTACACTGAAAAAGAATTTCTCAATTGCCTTCTCCATCATCGGCATGTTTTCGTCCCATGCTGTCAGCAACCTGAGCATCTTCTTCTGTGCTGAGATCACACCCACTGTCATCAG GGGCGGCGGTCTGGGTCTGGTCCTGGCAAGTGCTGGCTTTGGCATGCTGACGGCACCCATCATGGAGCTCCACAACCAGAAGGGCTACTTCCTGCACCACATCATCTTCGCCTGCTGCACACTCATCTGCATCATTTGCATCCTGCTGCTGCCCGAGACGCGTTATCGCCCGCTACCCGAGACACTTTCCGACGGCGAGAGCTACACACGCCAACCGCTCCTGCCGCCGCGCAAGCCGGGAGAGCAGCACTTCCTGTTGGCGACCTCCGATAGCACCCGGGATTACACACGCGTGCATGACACGCCGCTGCACGAGGCGGCCGCCACCGCCATCTCCACCATGGACGGCGCCGCCGCCGATGAAACTGGCGTCGACGTTGACGACGCGGCCCTGACGAAAGATGACATCGTCCACGCCAGCAAGGAGCGCCTCCTGTCTTCCACGCCATCACAAAACATGTCTCCCGATGACGAGAAACCTTCGGAAGTGGTCCTCGCTTCTATCGAGCCCCTTGCCCATCCCGTCGTCCCCCAAACCGATGACGATCTGAATCCGTCCCCGACGCAGGAAGCGCTTCCGGACCCCCCCGACCAGGTGGATGCGGACCTTACGTCCGAGCAGCCTGATCTACTGTCATCAAAAGACTCTTTAGCTGAGCCGCCGTCACCGACGGTACCGCACCCCGTGGCAGATGGCGACGCTTCCGCCACCCTTCTGCCAGACATCCACTTAGAAATAGAAATAGAAGACGAATCAACACTGCCGGTGACTCCCGGCGGCGACCATTCTCCCCCCTCTCCCTCACCTACTCCAGACTCTGTATTACCTGCGTCGAGCCACACGACCCCACCCGAATGCCCTCCCCCACCTCTCTTACCTGCCACTCCCCCCATCACGGAAGCGACCTCTTTAACTGATCCTCCTTTACGGGTTTCTCTTGACTCTAATTCTTCAGGAGCAACCCCTCCCTCCCTAGTGGTCTGTACAGTTTCTTCTCCCATAGACTCTGGCGGGCTGTCAGTCAGCGTGAGCACAGAAAGCAACGCCATCAATGGCGTGGCATCGTCATGA